In the Vogesella sp. XCS3 genome, ACGCCGCCATGGCGACGCTGGCCGTGTTTGCCAGCGTGCTGGTGTATGCGCTGAATGGCCTGAGTATTCCGCGCGAGTTGTTCCAGGCCGCGCTGCTGGCTATTGCCTGCTTTGTGACCAGTAGTACCACCTGGCTGCTGGCGCGCAAGGCGCGCGAATCGGAAAGGTTGGCCGCAGAGCGTGGCGGCCAGCTGGCCAGCCTGAACCGCGTCAACGCGCTGGTGCTGCAAGCGCTGCGCGAGGGCGTGGTGGTGCTGGATGGCCACGGTGTGGTGCGCCACTACAATAGCCGCGCCGAGCGCCTGCTGGGCCGCATCCAGCGCGAGGCCACCCTGCCCGAGCTGATGCCGGTGATACAGCGCTGGCGGCGCGGTGGCTGCCAGCCCTACGCCCAGACCATAGAAAGCAATGTGCGTGGCCAGCAGCTGATCGGCCGCATGGTGCCGCTGGAGGAAAACGGCGCCCCCTTGCTGGTGCTGTTCCTGCAAAACGTGGCCGAGCTGGCCGCCGAGGCGCAGCAGCTCAAACTCACCGCGCTGGGCCGCCTTACTGCCAATATTGCCCATGAAATCCGCAACCCGCTGGCCGCCATCAGCCACGCCAGCGAGCTGTTGGCCGAAGACGCCGCCGACCCGGCCACCCAGCGCCTGGCCGCCATGGTGCAAGACAATACCCGCCGCATCAACCGGTTGGTAGAGGAAGTACTGCAGCTAAACCGCCGCGACCGTGTGCGCAGCGAAACACTGGAGCTGAGCCGCTTTTTGCCCGAGCTCATCGACAGCTTTGTGCTGGCCCACCCCGACACTGCCGGGCGCATCCTGACCCGCTATCTGGCGCCGGCAAGCGTGCGCTTTGACCGTGGCCACCTGCAGCAAATACTGGGCAACCTGCTCAGCAATGGCTGGCGTCACAGCAGCCGCACTACCGGCGCACTACGCATGGAAATCGACCACGATTGCATCCGCGTGATCGACGATGGCCCCGGTATCGCCCCCGATACGCAGAGCCACTTGTTCGAACCCTTTTTCACCACTGAAAGCAGCGGTACCGGCCTGGGCTTGTACATCGCCCGCGAGCTGGCCGAGGCCAACGGTGCCCGGCTGGACTACCAGCCGCCCGGTGGCTGCTTTCGCCTGAGCCTGCCCAAGGAACCATGAGCCGCGTACTGATCGTTGACGACGAACCCGATATCCGCGAACTGCTGCAACTGACCCTGTTGAAGATGGGGCTGGAAGTAGACAGCGCCGCCTCGGTAGGCGACGCCTGCAGCAAGCTGGCCCGCCAGCGTTTCGAGCTGGTACTCACCGATATGCGTCTGCCCGACGGCGAAGGCCTGCAGGTGGTGCAGTACATTGCCGAACAGCAGCTGGATATTCCGGTGGCGGTGATTACCGCTTTTGGCAGTACCGAAAACGCCGTAGCCGCCATGAAGGCCGGCGCGTTTGACTACCTGGCCAAGCCGCTGAGCCTGGCCGCGCTGCGCGCCCTGGTGAAGTCGGCCATCCGCCTGCCTGCCGCTGCGGCCAACCCTGCCATGGCGGGTGAACGCCTGCTGGGCGAGGCCCCGGCCATGCAAGAGGTACGCAAGCTGATTGCCAAGCTGGCGCGCAGCCAGGCGGCGGTGCATATCAGCGGTGAATCGGGTACCGGTAAAGAGCAGGCTGCCCGCCAGATACACGAACAAAGCCCCCGCGCCGGCAAACCCTTTGTGGCGGTGAACTGCGGTGCCATTCCGGAAAACCTGATGGAGAGCGAGTTTTTCGGCAGCAAGAAAGGCGCGTATACCGGTGCGGATGCCGACCGAGAAGGCTTCTTTCAGCAGGCACACGGCGGTACGCTGTTTCTGGACGAGGTGGCCGACCTGCCGCTGGCCATGCAGGTCAAGCTGCTGCGCGTGATCCAGGAAAAAACCGTGCGTCGCCTGGGGGCCACGCAAGAAGAAGCCATCGATGTACGCATCCTGTCGGCCACGCACCGCAACCTGCCCCAGGCAGTAAGCGATGGCTTGTTCCGCCAGGATCTGTTCTACCGGCTGAACGTCATCAGCCTGGCCATGCCGGCGCTGCGCGAGCTGCGCGACGATATTCCGCGCTTTGTCGGCGCCCTGCTCGACCGCTTTGCCGGCAGCAGCGAGGTGCGCCCGCGCCTGACCCCCGACGCGGTAAAAGCCCTGCTGGCCTACCATTACCCGGGCAATTTCCGCGAGCTGGAAAACATTCTGGAACGCGCGGTGGCGTTGTGTAGCGACGATCGTATCGAGCCGGAAGACCTGCAGCTGGGTGCCTGCCCGGATAGCCTGGCCGAGGGTGACACGCTGGTGCCGGGCAGCAGCGAAACCCTGCAAGACTACCTGGACCGCGTGGAGCGGGTGGCGATAGAAGCGGCTTTGCAGCAAAGCGAGGGCAACCGTACCCAGGCGGCCAAGCTGCTGGGGGTAAGCTTCCGCTCGCTGCGCTACCGGCTGGAGAGGCTGGGGATGAAGTAAGCCCTGGCGGGCGGAGGGTGGTACCCGCATAAAACAAAACCCCGGTCTGCAGCAGGCCGGGGTTTTGTGTCACTGGCGGGTCGTCAGATCTTGAAGCGCGATACCGACTGGCGCAGCTGCTGCGCCATGGCAGTCATTTCGCAGGCAGCCAGCGAGGCGTCGTGCGCCTTGTGGTGGTTCTGGTCGGCTTGCTGCGCCACTCGTTCCACGTTGTGGGCGATGTCCATGCTGGCAGTGCTTTGTTCGCGCAGTGCGTCGGCAATGCCGACGACCGATTCTTCTACCTTGCGCGCGCCGTCGCGGATGCTTTGCAGGCTGTCGCCGGCTTCGCTGGCCGATTTCACGCCGGCTTCTACCTGCAGCACGCCGCTATTCATGCTCTCTACCGCTTCGCGCGATTCGGACTGGATGCGGCCAACCGTCTCGCTGATTTCCAGCGTGGATTGCGTGGTGCGCTCGGCCAGCTTGCGTACTTCGTCGGCCACCACGGCAAAACCGCGGCCCATTTCACCGGCGCGGGCGGCTTCGATGGCAGCGTTCAGCGCCAGCAGGTTGGTCTGGTCGGCAATGTCGCGGATCACGGTGACCACGCGGCTGATCTGCTCGGAGCGCTCGCCCAGCTGGGTGACGGTGGCGGCGGTGCTGCCGCTGGCGGCAGCGATTTCGCGCATGGTCTGCACGGTGCGGCCAACAATCACTTCGCCGGTTTTGGACACCTGGTCGGACTGGATGGCCAGCTCGCGCGCGTCGCTGGCGTACTGGCTGACCTGGCTGATGCTTTGTGTCATCTCCTCGACACAGGCGGCCATGGCGGCCACGGCCCGGCTTTGCTCCTGCGAGCTGCCGGACACGTCTTCCGACAGCGCGGCCAGGCCCTGCGCGTTGCGTGCCAGGCCATCCACGCTCTGGTTCACTTCGCTGATCAGCTGGCGCAGCTCTTTGCACATCAGGTTATTGGCTTGCAGCACTTCGCCGATTTCATCGTGGCGGTCTACGGCAATACTCACGGTCAGGTCGCCAGCGGCCACGCGGCGGGTGGTGTCTACCAGGCGTGCCAGCGGGGCGCTGACCCAACGGCGCATGGCCACGAAGACCAGCGCTACCAGCAGTACGATGACCAGCAGGGTGCCCAGCAGCATCTTGACCTGCATTTCGTGCGGCTCACGCACCAGCTCGTCCTGGTAGGCGCTGGTGGCAACCAGCCAGCCCCACTGCGGGTAAGGCACGAAGGTAGCCAGTTTCAGACGTGGCTTGGTGGCGCCGGCGTCCAGCCAGTTGTAACGGATTTGCCCTTGCTGCTGCGAGATCATGGTCTTGATAAAAGGCTGGCCGTCGGCATCGGTGCTGTCCAGCAGGTTTTTGCCTTCTTTATTGGGGTGGATGACCAGCTCGCCCGGGCGTGTTTTGGCGTCCAGCACGTATACGTAGCCGCTATCACCGATCTTGAGCGACAGGATCTTCTGCTTCAGTGCTTTCAGCCCGTCGGTGTAATCGATACCGGCAAAGACCACGGCAACAACCTGGCCGGCGGCATCCTTCAGCGGTATGTAGTGTGTCATGTAGTCACGGCCAAACAGGTTGGCCGGGCCGGTATAGCGCTCGCCGCTTTTCAGCAGGCTATACGCCGGGTGGGCGTGGTCCAGCGAGGTGCCCACGGCGCGGGTGCCGTCTTCTTTTTTCAGCGACGATGCAATGCGGATGAAATCATCGCCCTGGCGTACAAACAGGGTGGCTACGCCGCGGGTCGCCTGGGTAAAACGGTCTACCTGGATTTCGTTGCCGTTCAGCAGTGTGTCGCCGCTATACAGTGCCGGGGCACTGTTGCCGCTGATAGTGACAGGGTTGGCCGCATCCACGCGTAGCGCCCCCGGCAGGCTGGCGGCCAGCTGTGCGGCACTATTGTGGGCGCTGCTTTCCAGCACGCTGGCGTAGGCAGCAATACTGTCTACGACTTGCTGGTTGGTTTGTTGCATGGTGTCGACCGCGCGCTGTTCTACGCGGTTGCCCAGCCACTGGCTAACAACCAGGCCGGCAATACCCAGAATGATAAACAGCGCGATGCTGAGCACCAGGCTGAGTTTTTGCGCCAATGACAGGCGCGAGATGGTGAGTTTGGACATGGCTCTTTTTACGCATAGGTGGGTGGTTTTGCGCGTGTTTAATTTATATATTTATTAAATGAAAATGATTTTTTATATAAAATCACGCGTAGATATCGTATGTCCTAATGCGCACCACGCTGTTGATAATGGTCAAATCCTGTTGGCTAGGTGGCTGATTTTTAAAAACTTTCTACATTATATCTGCGGAATACCTTTGGCATTTTATTGCTGAAATGCAAACAAACTTGCAGCAAATGCATCAATAGCCGGGGCGCGTACGCCGCGACGGCGAATCAACACGGTAGGGGCGAGCGCGAGCTGCGCGGGTAGCGGGTGGGTAGCCACATGGCCGGCGGCCGGGGTCAGCGCCAGCAGCGCTTCGGGCACCAGCGCAATACCCATGCCGCTGGCGGCGCAGCTGATCATGGCATGGTAGGAGTCCAGCTCTACCAGCCGGTCCACCACGCAGCCGCTTTCATCCAGCCAGCGCTCCAGCCGCTGCCGGTAGGCGCAGCCGTGGTCGAAAGCCAGCAGGGTGAGCGGCCCGTGTTCCGGCCCTACCCTGGCGCCCAGTGCGCTGATCAGCAGCAGGTTTTCCTGGCAAAACGGCTGGCTTTCCAGCCTGGGTTCGTTTACCGGCCCGCATACCAGCGCGCAGTCCAGCTCCCCTGCCAGTACGGCGCCGATCATGCTGGCGGTAGGGCCGGTGCGCAGCTCCAGCCGCACATCCGGGTGTTGCTGATGAAAGTGGGCCAGCAAGGGTGGCAGGCGCACGGCGGCAGTGTTTTCCATGGCGCCCAGGCGCAGCGTGCCGCGTGGCGTATCGCTGGCCACCGCGGCGCGTGCTTCGTCGGCCAGCGCCAGCAAGCGCGCGCTATAGTCGGCCAGCACGTGGGCGGCTGCGGTTGGCCGCACGCCGCGGCCGTCGCGTTCGAACAGCGCGACACCCAGGCTGTCTTCCAGCTGCTTGATGCGGGTGGTGATGTTGGATTGCACGCGGTGCAGGCGGCGCGCGGCGGCGGTAATGCCGCCTTCCTTGAGTACCGCCTGAAAGATAGCCAGGTCGCCTAGGTCCATATTGTTCTCCATATGGGATGCTTTTCATCATATTAATTCATTTTTCAGGATGAAAAACGGCGCGCATAGTGACAGCCTGTTTCCCTGCCGAGATCTGTCATGTCCCAACGCGCCAGCCGTCACGGCTACCTGTACCTGTTTGCCTGCCTGTTGCTGTGGAGCAGCTTCATGTTGATGGCGCGCCTGGGTGGCAAGACGCCGCTCACCGCCTACGACCTGCTGGCGCTGCGGCTGGGCACCGCCAGCCTAGTGCTACTGTGTTTGCCGCGCCCGCCGTTGGCCGCGTGGCGCGATGCGCGGCTGTGGTTGCTAGCGCTGATAGGCTGCATCGGTTTCTGCCTGCTGTGCTACAGCGCGGTACGCTGGGTGCCGGCCGCGCACCTGGCCTTGCTGGTGGCCGGCATCCAGCCTTTCCTGATGGCGCTGCTGCTGTTGCTGCTGGGCCAGGGTTGGCCGCAGCGTGCCGCCCGCCCCGGTTATGCGGTGATGGCGCTGGGGCTGGGTTTGCTGGCTTGGCCGCTGTTTGCCGGTCAGGCGCTGCCGGGGCAATGGCTGGGCGATGGCATGCTGCTGACCGCTGGTGTGCTGTGGGCGCTCTATGCCTTGCTGGCCAAACGCTGGGGCTACGCGCCGTGGCTGCTCACCAGCTTTGTGACACTGGCGTCCACCCTGCTCTACCTGCCTGTTTATCTGTTGTGGCTGCCCAAAGGCCTGGCGGCAACGCCGTGGCCGATGATCGTGAGCCAGGCGCTGTTTCACGGCATCAGCCCGGCCATCGTCGCCATGCTGTGTTACCTGCGGGCTGTCGATTTACTAGGCCCGTCACGCGTGGCGGCGCTGATGGCGCTGATCCCGGTGCTGACCGGTATCGCCGCCGTACCGCTATTGCACGAGCCGCTCACTGCCACGCTGGCGTCGGCGCTGTTGTGTGTATCGCTGGGTGCCTGGTGGGTGTCGCGCCCGGCGCCGGCACCGGCCCAGCTCCGCCCGGCGGCGGCTTGCGGCCAACCCTGAACCTGAAACCCTGGAGTCATCATGCCCTACGTCAATATCAAGATTACCCGTGAAGGCGCGACCGCCGAGCAAAAAGCCGAGCTGATTGCCGGTGTGACACAGCTGCTGCAGACAGTGCTGAACAAGAACCCGGCCACCACCGTGGTGGTGATCGACGAGGTGGACACCGATAACTGGGGCATCGGCGGCGAGAGCGTCACCGTGCGCCGCGCGCGCGGCAGCTAGGCGCTGCAGTCTGTTGTAGCCAGCAAAAAGCCCCGCTCAGGCGGGGCTTTGTGTTGAGGCAGGAGCGGATCAGGCGGCGCCGGCGTCTTTCACGCATTTCTTCACAAAGCTGTTTTTGGCTGCGCCGGCCAGTTTCTTCTCGGCGGCTTTGGCGTCGCAGCTGGCTTGCGCACCAGCGGCTTTGCTGTCTTTTTCACACTTCTTCACGAAGCTGTTCTTGGCGGCGCCGGCCAGTTTTTTCTCGGTGGCTTTGGCTTCGCAGCTGGCGTCAGCGGCAAAGGTGGCGGTAGAAACACAGGCCAGCAGGGCCAGGGCAAGCAGTTTGCGCATGGTAGTCGTCCTTTGGGTTGGCGATAAGGCGTCATCAGTATTGCCCTGCCTGATGGTGGCTGGCAAGGTTGGCCGCAGGGCAAACGGTAACAGTGTGTCATGCGTGGATGACAATATAAAAACCCCCGGTAGATACCGGGGGTTTTCTATGGAAATTGCTTGCCTAACCGGCCAGGCGGGCGCGGTGGCGGGCAATCTGGAAGCGTACCTGGTTCGGTGCGGTGCCGCCCACGTGGTCGCGTTGCGCCAGGCTGCCTTCCGGGGTCAGTACGCTGTACACGTCTTGCTCGATCAGGGTACTGAACTGGCGCAGCGTGTCCAGGCTCAGCTCGGCAATGTCCACGCCCTGCTGCTCGGCGTGGCGTACGGTCAGCGCCACCACTTCGTGGCTGTCGCGGAATGGCATGCCCTTTTTCACCAGGTAGTCGGCCAGGTCGGTGGCGGTGGCAAAGCCCTGCAGCACGGCAGCACGCATGGCGTCCGGCTTCACGGTGATGCCGCGCATCATGTCGGCGTAGATGCGCAGGGTGTCGATCAGGGTGTCGGCGGTGTCAAACAGCGGCTCTTTGTCTTCCTGATTGTCCTTGTTGTAGGCCAGTGGCTGCGCCTTCATCAGGGTGACCAGGGCGATCAGGTGGCCAACAACACGGCCGGATTTGCCGCGTACCAGCTCCGGTACGTCCGGGTTTTTCTTTTGCGGCATGATGGAGCTGCCGGTGCAGAAGCGGTCGGCGATATCGATAAAGCCGACGCGCGGGCTCATCCACAGGATCAGCTCTTCGGACAGGCGGCTCAGGTGCACCATCACCAGGCTGGCGGCGGCGGTGAATTCGATGGCGAAGTCACGGTCGGACACGGCGTCCAGCGAGTTGTGGCACACGTCGTCAAAGCCCAGCAGCTGCGCGGTGTAGTGGCGGTCGATGGGGAAGGTGGTGCCGGCCAGTGCGGCGGCGCCCAGCGGCAGGCGGTTCACGCGCTTGCGGCAGTCGCTCATGCGCTCGGCGTCGCGGCCCAGCATTTCCACGTAGGCCAGCATGTGGTGGCCAAAGGTTACCGGCTGTGCCACCTGCAGGTGGGTGAAGCCCGGCATCACGGTGTCGGCGTGCTGTTCGGCCAGGTCCAGCAGGCTGGTTTGCAGCTCGGCGATCAGCACCACGATGGCGTCGATCTGCGCGCGCAGCCACAGGCGGATGTCGGTGGCGACCTGGTCGTTACGGCTGCGGCCGGTGTGCAGGCGCTTGCCGGCGTCGCCGATCTTGTCGGTGAGGCGGCGCTCCACGTTCATGTGCACGTCTTCCAGGTCCACGCTCCAGTCGAAGTTACCGGCGCGGATGTCGGCGATGATCTGCGCCATGCCGTCGCGGATGGCGGCCAGGTCGGCGTCGGACAGCACGCCGGACTTGTTCAGCATGGCGGCGTGCGCCAGCGAGCCTTCGATGTCGAACTCGGCCAGGCGGTTATCGAAAGTGACCGAAGCGGTGTATTTTTTAACCAGTTCGGAAACGGGTTCGGAGAAGCGGCCGGACCAGGCGTGCGTATCTTGCATGGTGAAAATGTCCCAAGTCTGTAAATGTATGGCGATTATGGGCAAGGATTATATGCCAGCCCATCACCATAAAGGGATAGACCGGCTGATTTTTCACCCGGCAGGCGCGCGCCGCTGCGCTTAGCGCTCGGCGCTGCCGTACAGGCGGTGCGGGCTGACGGCCACGCTGCCTTGCTCGGACGACAGCCACAGCACGCCGTCCTGCACTGTGGCGTTCAGCTGCATGCTGCGCTCGCACAGCGCGGCCAGCTCGGCCAGGGTGTCGGTGGCGATGCTGAAGATGTTCAGGTGGTCGAAGCGGCCAACCTTGCCGGCCATGCCTTCCCACCAGATATCCGCCGAACGGCCACCGTAGTTGTACAGCCATACCTGGCCGGCGCGGCCGCAGGCTTTGCGCAGGCGCTTTTCGTCCGGCTCGCCCAGCTCGATCCACTGCTCGATTTCCTCACTGAAATTCTTCTGCCACAGGTCCGGTTCCTCGTCGTCGCTGATACCGCGGGTAAAGGCCATGTATTCGCCGGCGTGCAGGGCAAATACGGCAATGCGCAGCATCATGCGCTCGATGGTTTCGGACGGGTGCTGGGCGATGGTCAGGCTGTGGCTGTCGTAATAGCCACGGTCCATATCGGAAATCGTGAGGTCGGCTTTGTAAATGGTGGCTTTCAGTGCCATTGCAGGGCTTTCGCGTGGGGTACGTAAAGCCCTGCAGTGTAACGGGTTTTGCCCGCTAGCTGGCGGGTTCGCTGTCGAGCACTGCCTGCATGCAGGCAGCCAGCTGTTGCTCGTCAGGCTGGCCACTGGCCAGGGCGGCGATCACGCTGTGGCGGTCGGCCAGGCTACGGTTCTGGCTGAGTTTTTCCTTGCATTGCCACTGGATCACGGGCAGGCGAAAGCCCACGATGGCGCGCTGCATGGCGGCCATGGCCTGGGCTGGTACGGCTTCGGGCGACCAGCCGTCCGGCCCTTCGAAGCGGGCACTGAGCTGCGCCAGCAGCGTGTAGAGCTCGTCGCCGCTCACCTGCTGCGCCACGGCGCATTGGGCGTGCGCTACACGGTAGTTCCAGGTAGGTACCATGCCGCTGCTTTGGTACCAGCGTGGCGAGATATAACCGTGCTCCCCCTGAAACACGGCAACGCTGGGCGCCTGTAGCAAAGCCTGGCTATGGCCATTGGCGGCGGCCAGGTGGCCTAGCAGGCAGTCTGGCCGGCTGGGGTCGGGTAGCAACACCAGGTGGCTGATCCACGGTGTGTCGCTAGCGGGGGTGATCAGCGTGGCAAAGGGGTGCCGGGCAGCCAGTGCGCTGGCCGCGCTGGCAGGGCTGGCAAAAGCGGGTGGTTGGTAGAGTGGCATGGCGTTCTCCTTTGTCTGGATTGTGTCGTCGCATGGCTGGCTAGCCCAGAGCCAGTTTGCCCGGCGAGGACAGGGCCACTGTCCTGTCGTGTGTGCACTACACTGGCAGGGTAAAAAGGAGAATATCGATGCGGCGATGGTTTATAGCGGTGTGCCTGCTGTGGTTGGCCGGCGGGGTATGGGCTGCCGAGCCGCCACTACAGGTGCGCTTTTCCAACCAGGAGTACCCGCCCTACGCCGGTAGCCGGCTGCCGGATGGCGGCATGCTGACGCGGCTGGTTACCGAGGTGTTTCGCCGTGGCAATGTGTCGGTCAGCTATGTGTGGTACCCCAATAACCGCGCCATCCAGCTGGCGCGTAACGGCGATGTGGATGGCAGTGTGGGCTGGACGCCCAGCCCGGATCGCGAGCGTGATTTGCTGTTCAGCCAGGAGGTGCTGCCGTTTCGCATGGTGCTGTTCCAGCGCAAGGCGCAGCGTTACCGCTGGAAAGTGTTATCAGACCTGGCACCCTATCGTTTTGGCGTCACGCTGGGGAATTTCTATTCGCCCGAGTTTGACCTGCTGTTGAAGCAGGGGGTACTGCACGCCGACGAATCCCCCGACGACCTGAGCAATATGCGCAAACTGGTCGCCCGGCGGGTAGACCTGGTGCCCATGGAGCTGGAAAGCGGGCAGTTCCTGATCCAGCAGCAGCTGCCACCGGCGCAGGCGCAGCTGCTGGTGGCGCAGCCCCGTGCCTACTGGCATGCCCCCATGTGCATGGTCGTGTGGCGCGGCCACCCGCAGGCTGCAGAACTGGTGCGGCGCTTTAACCGCGAACTGGCGGCCATGAAGCGCAGTGGCGAGCTGGCGCGCTTGCTGGCCGATAGCCGACGCCGGGTATTTTTGCCGCAGCCGTGAAAAGTTTTTTCTTCGATAAATTGCTTGGTGTATGACACGCCGCTGCCTAGGCTGAAATGGTCAGCTTGGGGGGTATGTTATGTGGCGACAATGGATAAGCTTGGCTGTGCTATGGCTGCCGCTGGTGGCACAGGGGGCGGAACCGGCGCTGAAAGTGCGCTTTTCCAACCAGGAATACGCGCCGTATATGGCAGAAACCCTGCCATTCGGCGGCATCCTGACGCGGGTGGTGACCGAGGTGTTCCGGCGCGGCAACGTCAGCGTGCGCTATGGCTGGTACCCCAATAACCGTGCTATCCAGATGGCGCGCAATGGCGATGTGGATGGCAGCCTGGGCTGGACGCCCAACGAAGATCGCCAGAAAGACCTGCTGTTCAGCGAAGAAGTCCTGCCGTTTCGCATGGTGCTGTTTCAGCGCCTGGGTGAAACCTACGCCTGGAAAACGCTGGAAGACCTGGCGCCCTACCGCTTTGGCATTACCGCCGGCAATTTTTAT is a window encoding:
- a CDS encoding nitrogen regulation protein NR(II) is translated as MSSPAPSTSPLTPPRALRYYNIFRVASVAALLIMTQWAMPAPFGGNAWLSGWLLMYGGLVVLGVLLPRLRIPLEWGVTVSLAGDIALLVVYMHEYGGVQSGFGMLLLPFLAVAGMLVTGRLALFHAAMATLAVFASVLVYALNGLSIPRELFQAALLAIACFVTSSTTWLLARKARESERLAAERGGQLASLNRVNALVLQALREGVVVLDGHGVVRHYNSRAERLLGRIQREATLPELMPVIQRWRRGGCQPYAQTIESNVRGQQLIGRMVPLEENGAPLLVLFLQNVAELAAEAQQLKLTALGRLTANIAHEIRNPLAAISHASELLAEDAADPATQRLAAMVQDNTRRINRLVEEVLQLNRRDRVRSETLELSRFLPELIDSFVLAHPDTAGRILTRYLAPASVRFDRGHLQQILGNLLSNGWRHSSRTTGALRMEIDHDCIRVIDDGPGIAPDTQSHLFEPFFTTESSGTGLGLYIARELAEANGARLDYQPPGGCFRLSLPKEP
- a CDS encoding DMT family transporter encodes the protein MSQRASRHGYLYLFACLLLWSSFMLMARLGGKTPLTAYDLLALRLGTASLVLLCLPRPPLAAWRDARLWLLALIGCIGFCLLCYSAVRWVPAAHLALLVAGIQPFLMALLLLLLGQGWPQRAARPGYAVMALGLGLLAWPLFAGQALPGQWLGDGMLLTAGVLWALYALLAKRWGYAPWLLTSFVTLASTLLYLPVYLLWLPKGLAATPWPMIVSQALFHGISPAIVAMLCYLRAVDLLGPSRVAALMALIPVLTGIAAVPLLHEPLTATLASALLCVSLGAWWVSRPAPAPAQLRPAAACGQP
- a CDS encoding ABC transporter substrate-binding protein — translated: MLWLPLVAQGAEPALKVRFSNQEYAPYMAETLPFGGILTRVVTEVFRRGNVSVRYGWYPNNRAIQMARNGDVDGSLGWTPNEDRQKDLLFSEEVLPFRMVLFQRLGETYAWKTLEDLAPYRFGITAGNFYSDTFTRLQHSGVLKVDVTTDDVSNLRKLAAGRIDLFPMEGEAGQLTTRLQLPPSMAARIVPQAREYWSTPLCVVIWRGHPQAAELVRRFNRELRKMKDTGELELLINQTRHAIFAHIDKKR
- the argH gene encoding argininosuccinate lyase; translated protein: MQDTHAWSGRFSEPVSELVKKYTASVTFDNRLAEFDIEGSLAHAAMLNKSGVLSDADLAAIRDGMAQIIADIRAGNFDWSVDLEDVHMNVERRLTDKIGDAGKRLHTGRSRNDQVATDIRLWLRAQIDAIVVLIAELQTSLLDLAEQHADTVMPGFTHLQVAQPVTFGHHMLAYVEMLGRDAERMSDCRKRVNRLPLGAAALAGTTFPIDRHYTAQLLGFDDVCHNSLDAVSDRDFAIEFTAAASLVMVHLSRLSEELILWMSPRVGFIDIADRFCTGSSIMPQKKNPDVPELVRGKSGRVVGHLIALVTLMKAQPLAYNKDNQEDKEPLFDTADTLIDTLRIYADMMRGITVKPDAMRAAVLQGFATATDLADYLVKKGMPFRDSHEVVALTVRHAEQQGVDIAELSLDTLRQFSTLIEQDVYSVLTPEGSLAQRDHVGGTAPNQVRFQIARHRARLAG
- a CDS encoding 2-hydroxymuconate tautomerase family protein encodes the protein MPYVNIKITREGATAEQKAELIAGVTQLLQTVLNKNPATTVVVIDEVDTDNWGIGGESVTVRRARGS
- a CDS encoding YaeQ family protein, whose amino-acid sequence is MALKATIYKADLTISDMDRGYYDSHSLTIAQHPSETIERMMLRIAVFALHAGEYMAFTRGISDDEEPDLWQKNFSEEIEQWIELGEPDEKRLRKACGRAGQVWLYNYGGRSADIWWEGMAGKVGRFDHLNIFSIATDTLAELAALCERSMQLNATVQDGVLWLSSEQGSVAVSPHRLYGSAER
- a CDS encoding ABC transporter substrate-binding protein, with amino-acid sequence MRRWFIAVCLLWLAGGVWAAEPPLQVRFSNQEYPPYAGSRLPDGGMLTRLVTEVFRRGNVSVSYVWYPNNRAIQLARNGDVDGSVGWTPSPDRERDLLFSQEVLPFRMVLFQRKAQRYRWKVLSDLAPYRFGVTLGNFYSPEFDLLLKQGVLHADESPDDLSNMRKLVARRVDLVPMELESGQFLIQQQLPPAQAQLLVAQPRAYWHAPMCMVVWRGHPQAAELVRRFNRELAAMKRSGELARLLADSRRRVFLPQP
- a CDS encoding LysR family transcriptional regulator, whose amino-acid sequence is MDLGDLAIFQAVLKEGGITAAARRLHRVQSNITTRIKQLEDSLGVALFERDGRGVRPTAAAHVLADYSARLLALADEARAAVASDTPRGTLRLGAMENTAAVRLPPLLAHFHQQHPDVRLELRTGPTASMIGAVLAGELDCALVCGPVNEPRLESQPFCQENLLLISALGARVGPEHGPLTLLAFDHGCAYRQRLERWLDESGCVVDRLVELDSYHAMISCAASGMGIALVPEALLALTPAAGHVATHPLPAQLALAPTVLIRRRGVRAPAIDAFAASLFAFQQ
- a CDS encoding sigma-54 dependent transcriptional regulator encodes the protein MSRVLIVDDEPDIRELLQLTLLKMGLEVDSAASVGDACSKLARQRFELVLTDMRLPDGEGLQVVQYIAEQQLDIPVAVITAFGSTENAVAAMKAGAFDYLAKPLSLAALRALVKSAIRLPAAAANPAMAGERLLGEAPAMQEVRKLIAKLARSQAAVHISGESGTGKEQAARQIHEQSPRAGKPFVAVNCGAIPENLMESEFFGSKKGAYTGADADREGFFQQAHGGTLFLDEVADLPLAMQVKLLRVIQEKTVRRLGATQEEAIDVRILSATHRNLPQAVSDGLFRQDLFYRLNVISLAMPALRELRDDIPRFVGALLDRFAGSSEVRPRLTPDAVKALLAYHYPGNFRELENILERAVALCSDDRIEPEDLQLGACPDSLAEGDTLVPGSSETLQDYLDRVERVAIEAALQQSEGNRTQAAKLLGVSFRSLRYRLERLGMK
- a CDS encoding methyl-accepting chemotaxis protein, with translation MSKLTISRLSLAQKLSLVLSIALFIILGIAGLVVSQWLGNRVEQRAVDTMQQTNQQVVDSIAAYASVLESSAHNSAAQLAASLPGALRVDAANPVTISGNSAPALYSGDTLLNGNEIQVDRFTQATRGVATLFVRQGDDFIRIASSLKKEDGTRAVGTSLDHAHPAYSLLKSGERYTGPANLFGRDYMTHYIPLKDAAGQVVAVVFAGIDYTDGLKALKQKILSLKIGDSGYVYVLDAKTRPGELVIHPNKEGKNLLDSTDADGQPFIKTMISQQQGQIRYNWLDAGATKPRLKLATFVPYPQWGWLVATSAYQDELVREPHEMQVKMLLGTLLVIVLLVALVFVAMRRWVSAPLARLVDTTRRVAAGDLTVSIAVDRHDEIGEVLQANNLMCKELRQLISEVNQSVDGLARNAQGLAALSEDVSGSSQEQSRAVAAMAACVEEMTQSISQVSQYASDARELAIQSDQVSKTGEVIVGRTVQTMREIAAASGSTAATVTQLGERSEQISRVVTVIRDIADQTNLLALNAAIEAARAGEMGRGFAVVADEVRKLAERTTQSTLEISETVGRIQSESREAVESMNSGVLQVEAGVKSASEAGDSLQSIRDGARKVEESVVGIADALREQSTASMDIAHNVERVAQQADQNHHKAHDASLAACEMTAMAQQLRQSVSRFKI
- a CDS encoding FMN-binding negative transcriptional regulator, with protein sequence MPLYQPPAFASPASAASALAARHPFATLITPASDTPWISHLVLLPDPSRPDCLLGHLAAANGHSQALLQAPSVAVFQGEHGYISPRWYQSSGMVPTWNYRVAHAQCAVAQQVSGDELYTLLAQLSARFEGPDGWSPEAVPAQAMAAMQRAIVGFRLPVIQWQCKEKLSQNRSLADRHSVIAALASGQPDEQQLAACMQAVLDSEPAS